The Canis aureus isolate CA01 chromosome 11, VMU_Caureus_v.1.0, whole genome shotgun sequence genome has a segment encoding these proteins:
- the ATF4 gene encoding cyclic AMP-dependent transcription factor ATF-4, with translation MAEMSFLSSEVLVGDLMSPFDQSGLGAEESLGLLDDYLEVAKHFKPHGFSSDKAKAGSSEWLALDGLVSASDNGKEDAFSGTDWMVEKMDLKEFDFDTLFSIDDLETMPDELLATLDDTCDLFDPLVQETNKEPPQIVNPIGHLPESLPKTDQIAPFTFLQPLPLSPGALSSTPDHSFSLELGSEVDISEGDRKSDSTAYITVIPQCIKEEDAPSDNDSGICMSPDSYLGSPQHSPSTSRGSPNRSLLSPGSLCGSARPKPYDPPGEKTAKVKVEKLDKKLKKMEQNKTAATRYRQKKRAEQEALTGECKELEKKNEALKERADSLAKEIQYLKDLIEEVRKAREKKRVP, from the exons ATGGCCGAGATGAGTTTCCTGAGCAGCGAGGTGTTGGTGGGGGACTTGATGTCCCCCTTCGACCAGTCGGGTTTGGGGGCTGAGGAAAGCCTAGGTCTCTTAGACGACTACCTGGAGGTGGCCAAGCACTTCAAACCTCATGGGTTCTCCAGCGACAAGGCTAAGGCGGGCTCCTCCGAATGGCTGGCTTTGGATGGGTTGGTCAGTGCCTCAGACAACGGCAAGG AGGATGCCTTCTCCGGGACAGATTGGATGGTGGAGAAAATGGATCTGAAGGAGTTTGATTTTGACACTCTGTTCAGTATAGATGACCTGGAAACCATGCCAGATGAGCTTTTGGCCACGTTGGATGACACGTGTGATCTCTTTGACCCCCTAGTCCAGGAGACTAATAAGGAGCCCCCTCAGATCGTGAACCCAATTGGCCATCTCCCAGAAAGTTTACCAAAAACAGACCAGATTGCCCCCTTTACCTTTCTGCAACCACTTCCACTCTCCCCAGGGGCCCTGTCCTCCACTCCAGATCATTCTTTTAGTTTAGAGCTAGGCAGTGAAGTGGATATCTCTGAAGGAGATAGAAAGTCAGATTCTACTGCTTACATTACCGTGATCCCTCAGTGCATAAAGGAGGAAGATGCCCCCTCAGATAATGACAGTGGCATCTGTATGAGTCCTGACTCCTATCTTGGGTCCCCCCAGCATAGCCCCTCTACCTCCAGGGGCTCTCCAAATAGGAGCCTGCTGTCTCCAGGTTCCCTCTGTGGTTCTGCCCGCCCCAAACCCTATGACCCTCCTGGAGAGAAGACTGCAAAAGTAAAGGTTGAGAAACTAgataagaaactgaaaaaaatggagCAGAACAAGACAGCAGCCACTAGGTACCGCCAGAAGAAGAGGGCAGAGCAGGAAGCCCTCACTGGTGAGTGTAAAGAACTGGAAAAGAAGAACGAGGCTCTGAAGGAGAGGGCAGATTCTTTAGCTAAGGAGATCCAGTATCTGAAAGATTTGATAGAGGAGGTCAGAAAGGCCAGGGAGAAGAAAAGGGTCCCCTAG
- the MIURF gene encoding mitochondrial ribosome and complex I assembly factor AltMIEF1 produces the protein MAPWSREAVLSLYRALLRQGRGLRYTDRDFYLASIRREFRKNQKLEDPEARERQLEKGLVFLHNKLGGII, from the coding sequence ATGGCCCCATGGAGCCGAGAGGCGGTGCTCAGTCTGTACCGGGCCCTGCTGCGCCAGGGTCGTGGGCTTCGCTACACTGATCGAGACTTCTACCTTGCCTCCATCCGCCGTGAGTTCCGGAAAAATCAGAAGCTAGAGGATCCTGAGGCCCGGGAGAGGCAGCTGGAAAAGGGCCTAGTCTTCCTCCACAACAAATTGGGGGGGATTATTTAG
- the MIEF1 gene encoding mitochondrial dynamics protein MIEF1, with translation MAGSGERKGKKDDNGIGTAIDFVLSNARLVLGVGGAAMLGIATLAVKRMYDRAISAPTSPTRLSHSGKRSWEEPNWMGSPRLLNKDMKTGLSRSLQTLPTDSSAFDADTFCPPRPKPLARKGQVDLKKSRLRMSLQEKLLTYYRNRAAIPAGEQARAKQAAVDICAELRSFLRAKLPDMPLRDMYLSGSLYDDLQVVTADHIQLIVPLVLEQNLWSCIPGEDTIMNVPGFYLVRRENPEYFPRGSSYWDRCVVGGYLSPKTVADTFEKVVAGSINWPAIGSLLDYVIRPAPPPEALTLEVQYERDRHLIIDFLPSVTLGDTVLVARPHRLAQYDNLWRLSLRPAETARLRALDQADSGCRSLCLKILKAICKSTPALGHLTASQLTNVILHLAQEEADWSPDMLADRFLQALRGLISYLEAGVLPSALNPKVNLFAELTPEEIDELGYTLYCSLSEPEVLLQT, from the exons ATGGCAGGCTCTGGTGAGCGCAAAGGCAAGAAGGATGACAATGGCATTGGCACAGCCATTGATTTTGTGCTCTCCAATGCCCGGCtggtgctgggggtgggtggagcaGCCATGTTGGGCATCGCTACACTGGCAGTTAAGCGG ATGTACGATAGGGCAATCAGTGCCCCTACCAGCCCCACCCGCCTGAGCCATTCAGGGAAAAGGAGCTGGGAAGAACCGAACTGGATGGGTTCCCCCCGGTTGCTGAATAAAGACATGAAGACAGGCCTGAGCCGGTCCCTACAGACACTTCCCACAGACTCCTCAGCCTTTGACGCAG ATACATTCTGCCCGCCCCGGCCCAAGCCATTGGCCAGGAAGGGCCAGGTAGACTTGAAGAAGTCACGACTCCGCATGTCCCTGCAGGAGAAACTTCTTACTTACTACCGGAACCGGGCGGCCATCCCTGCTGGCGAGCAGGCTCGGGCCAAGCAAGCTGCCGTGGACATATGTGCCGAGCTCCGGAGCTTCCTGCGGGCCAAATTGCCTGACATGCCACTTCGGGACATGTACCTGAGTGGCAGCCTCTATGATGACCTGCAG GTGGTGACGGCTGACCACATCCAACTCATCGTGCCCCTTGTGCTGGAGCAGAACTTGTGGTCATGTATTCCCGGTGAGGACACCATCATGAATGTCCCTGGCTTCTACCTGGTTCGTCGTGAGAACCCAGAGTATTTTCCTCGTGGTAGCAGTTACTGGGACCGCTGTGTAGTAGGGGGCTACCTCTCCCCAAAGACAGTGGCAGACACATTTGAGAAGGTAGTGGCTGGCTCCATCAATTGGCCAGCCATAGGGTCCCTCTTGGACTATGTGATCCGACCAGCACCACCCCCAGAAGCCCTGACTTTGGAAGTGCAGTATGAGCGTGACAGGCATCTTATCATTGACTTCCTGCCATCAGTGACCCTTGGCGACACCGTCTTGGTAGCCAGACCACACCGGCTGGCGCAGTATGACAACCTATGGCGGCTGAGCCTGCGTCCCGCAGAGACGGCACGCCTGCGGGCTTTGGACCAGGCCGACTCGGGCTGCCGATCGCTGTGCCTCAAGATCCTCAAGGCCATATGCAAGTCCACTCCGGCTCTGGGCCACCTCACTGCCAGCCAGCTCACCAACGTCATCCTCCACTTGGCCCAGGAGGAGGCTGACTGGTCTCCAGACATGTTGGCCGACCGATTCCTACAGGCCCTGAGGGGACTCATCAGCTATTTGGAGGCTGGAGTCCTGCCCAGTGCCCTAAACCCCAAGGTGAACTTATTTGCAGAGCTCACTcctgaagaaatagatgaattggGATATACTCTCTATTGCTCATTGTCAGAGCCAGAGGTGCTGCTGCAGACGTAG